CTCCCCCTCGGAGGGGGAGGACAGGTGGGGGTCCGCCTCGCTCGACGCGACCGCATCGGGCTCCTCGAACGCTGCGGACCCCCCGCTCGCCCCGCAAGCGGGGCTTGCTGCCCCCCTCCGAGGGGGGCGAGTCCATAACACGCTCTAAGCCTCCTCCTCCTCTCCTCCGCCTTACTCCCGCTATGCCCAAGCTCGATTCCGCCTCCGTCCAGCGCTGGCAGGACGGCCAGTTCACCGACAGCTACACCCACCTCGGCGCGCACCTCGAAGACGGCGGCACCCGCTTCACCGTCTGGGCGCCGAACGCCGACGGCGTTGCCGTCGTTGGGGGCTTCAACGGGTGGAACCCGAAGGCGCACCCGCTCGAGCGCCACGGGCCGCTGTGGAGCGGGTTCGTCGAGGGCGTGGGCGCGGGCGAGGGGTACAAGTACAAGATCTCGCACCGCGGCGGCGCCTTCGACAAGACGGACCCGTACGCCTTCCGCATGGAGTCCCCGGCCGAGGGTGGGAGCACGAGCGCCGGCCTCGCGAGCGTCGTCACCGACCTCAGCTATGACTGGGGCGATGCGGATTGGATGGGGAGCCGGAAAGGGCCGGAGTCGCTCTCCGAGCCCGTCTCGATCTACGAGGTCCACCTCGGCTCGTGGCGCCACAAGAAGCACGGCGAGAGCCTCAGCTACCGCGAGATCGCCGAGCCCCTCGCCGATCACGTCGAGCGCTTCGGGTTCACGCACGTCGAGCTCCTCCCCGTGACCGAGCACCCGTACTACGGCTCGTGGGGCTACCAGACGCTCGGCTACTTCGCGCCGACGTTCCGCCACGGCTCGCCGCAGGACCTCATGTTCCTCATCGACACGCTCCACCAGCGCGGCATCGGCGTGCTCCTCGACTGGGTGCCCGCCCACTTCGCGACGGACCCGCAGGGGCTCACCTTCTTCGACGGCACCTCGCTCTTCGAGTACGACGACCCCATCATGCAGCGCCACCCCGACTGGGGGACGTACGTCTTCGACCTCGGCAAGCCCGGCGTGCAGAACTTCCTCCTCTCGTCCGCCCGCTTCTGGCTGGAGCAGTACCACCTCGACGGCATCCGCGTCGACGCCGTGGCGAGCATGCTCTACCGCGACTACAGCCGGACGAAGTGGACGCCGAACATCTACGGCGGGCGCGAGAACCTCGAAGCCATCGCCTTCCTCCAGCGCCTCAACGCCGAGGTCTACGCCCACCATCCCGACGTCCTCATGGTGGCCGAGGAGAGCACGGCGTGGCCCGGTGTCACGCGCCCCGCCTACAGCGGCGGGCTCGGCTTCCTCTACAAGTGGAACATGGGCTGGATGCACGACACGCTCGAGTTCATGGGCGAGGACCCGATCAACCGGAAGTACCACCACCACGAACTCACCTTCCCGCTCCACTACGCTTTCTCCGAGCACTTCACGCTCCCGCTCTCCCACGACGAGGTCGTCCACGGCAAGGGCTCGCTGTGGGGGAAGATGCCGGGCGACGCCTGGCAGAAGGCCGCCAACCTCCGCCTCCTCTACGGCCACATGGTCGGCCACCCCGGCAAGAAGCTCCTCTTCATGGGGAACGAGTTCGGCCAGCGCGGCGAGTGGAACCACGACCACGGCCTCGACTGGCACCTCGCCGACGAGGGCCTCCACGGCGGCCTCGCGCAGTGGACCGCCGACGTCTTCGGCCTCTACCGCGACCACCCCGCGCTCCACGACGACTCCCCCGCCGGCTTCGAGTGGATCGACTTCGGAGACGGCGGCAACAGCGTCGTGAGCTATCTCCGCAAGGGGAAGGACGGGCGGGCGCTCGTGTTCGTCGTCAACGCCACGCCCGTCGTGCGGCGGAACTACCGCGTCGGCGTGCCCGAAGACGGCGTGTGGAACGAGCGGCTGAACTCCGACGGCGAGGGGTACGGCGGCAGCGGCGTCGGGAACTACGGCTCGGTCGAGACGACGCCGGTGCCGTACCACGGCCGGCCGGTCTCGGTCGTGCTCACGCTCCCGCCCCTCGGCGTGCTCGTGCTCGAACGGCAGGAGCCGGAGACCGATGCGGCGTAGCCGTCCGTGATGGCAGGACCCGCGAGGCCGCAGGAATCGTACGCGCCTCCCACTCACGACGGAGAAGCGATGACTCATCCCCTATCGGCGATCAAAGCCGCGATCCTGCTGATCACCGTGTGGCACGCGGGCTCGATGGGGTTCGCGCAGCGAGGGGGGACGATTTCGCTGACGCCAGCGAAGGCCCCCGGAGCGCCCGCGGCGGCGGCCCGATCCACGATCCCGCTGGAGGGCCGCGTCAACGCGCTCATCGTCTTCGTCCAGCGGAAGGACGACGTCTTCCGCCACTGCGTCGACCTCGCGGGGGTGCCCGTGGACACGAAGCCACCGGAGGTCGATTACGACACGTACTGTGGGAAAACACCCGGCGTGGACGGGCCGCGCTATGAGTCGTGGACGGACGACCCGGAGACGGAGTGGCCCGCCTTCACTCTCGTCGATGGGGACACCGTGCGCGCGCTGCCCCAGTTCGCCTCCCGCCTCATCGACCCGCCCGGCACGGACCCTAGCGACTATACCGAGGGCTCGCTCAGCCACTACTACTGGCTGATGTCGAACGGGCAATTCCAGTTCGAAGGGCTCGTCTACCCCGAGTTGTTCATCCCGTCGTGCATCGCCAAGGACTGCGACGGCAACCCGAAGACGCGCACGTTCTCGGACTGGATCGCGATTGCGGGCGAGGCCATCGCTCACATCGCCGCCAACCCCCACGGCATCGACTTCGCCCCGTTCGACCGCTACGACAACCGCACGGGCGCCTTCACTCCCGACGCTGACGGCGACGGCGAGCCCGACGGCGACGGCGTCATCGACATGCTCGTGGTGCACTACCGCCTCGGGCCCGCGTTCGCTCCGATGGGGACGAACCGGGAGTACGACCGCCTGTCGCTCGGCGGGAAGCGCATCGCCCGCACGTCCGGGGTGCAGAGCAACGGGCCCAACGTGCAGGCGGCGGTTGCGGTGATCACGCACGAGATCGGGCATCGGCAGGGCCTGCGCCACGCCGTGGAGGACGAGGGCACCGGCGCTGGGACCGACCGGATGAGCGTGATGTGGAGCCACGACTGGGCCGTGATGAGCGCGCCCGACCGGATCCAACTCGGCTGGATCACCCCGCGCCGTATCGACCTCGCCACCTTTGACCGTCAGCGCCTCCGGCTCGGCGACACGTACCAAACGAACGAGGTCCTCCACGTCATGCGAGGCACGCCCGGCGAGGGTGACCTCATCGTCGAGGTGCGGACGCGGACGAACTGGTGGGACCGCGAGGCCGACGGCGTCAACGCCGATGGCGACCGCGCGGACTTCGTCCTCCCGCAGGAGGGGCTCTACCTCTACAAGCGCGACCGCACCGGACGCCGCTTCTCCAGCATGGAGCGCACCGGGCTCCCCGCCCGCCGGTCGCAATGGAGGCCCACGCCTCCTTTCGCCTACGCGCCCGGTGACACCTACCCCCCGGCCACACCCTTCCGTTTCCGCTATTACGAGCGGGAAGAGATCGACCGCGGCCTCGCCATCACCGATATCGCCCGCGAGGGAAACACGTTCTCTTTCGACGTGTGGAGCGACTTCCCCACGGGCGAGTAGGGCCGCTTCAGCAGCGCTACCGCGCCTCCAGCCATATCTCGGGATCCTAGCGTCATCCGCTTCGTTGATGGCGCCGGCTTTCCCGTTGCGCCCTCGGCCTCCTTTCGGCAGGGCACGTCGGCGTGCCCTATCTTGCTAACCCGCTATGCAACAAAGCATCACACGGTGGGTTACATGCTAGCTCTTCCTCACCCCGGTGCTTTGCCGTGAACCCTGGCTCCGCACTCCACTCGGCTCGTCCGCGCCACCCGTTCACCCCGGTAGCGCCTGCTCTTCCCTCTTCATCGGCTACACCCCACGCACGACCGCGCCCGCCCGCTCAGAGGACGTCGTCCGTCCACCCGGCGCGCTTCACCCTCCCCTCACCCAACTCTTTACTCCTATGCTGAACCTCATCGTCATCCTTATCGTCGGCGGTCTCATCGGCTGGATCGCCAGCAAAGTCATGGGCACGGATGCCCAGCAAGGCATCCTCCTGAACATCGTCGTCGGCATCGTCGGTGCGCTCCTCGCTGGCTTCCTGCTGAACCCGCTCGTCGGTGGCGGCAACATCATGGCGGGCGACTTCAGCATCAGCGCCCTCCTGCTCTCGCTCGTCGGCGCGATCGCGCTGATCTGGATCGTGAAGCTCGTGCGCCGCTAGCCGGGGCGTGCAGCCTTTACCCTCCTGAGCCATGAACATCCTGCTCTTTCTCCTCACCGGCCTCCTGGCCGGGTTCCTCGCGGAGAAGGTGACAGGCTCGTCGATGGGGCTGCTGGCGAACCTGATCATCGGGGTCGTCGGTGCCTTCATCGGGGGCTTCCTGTTCGGCCCGCTCGGCCTCGCCGCGCGCGGCCTCGTCGGGAGCCTCGTTACGACCACGGTCGGAGCCATCGTACTCCTCCTCGTGGTCGGCTTCATCCAACGCAAGACGTGAAACAACGCACGACGCGACCGGCCCGCCGGTCGCTCCCTACCCTCTGACCAACCCCCTACGTACATGACACGCTTTCCCCTCATCGCTCTGTGTGCCCTCGCGTTCCTCGTCTCCGCCTGTGAGACCGAGCCCGCCGAGCCCATGGAGCCCGAAGCGGGCGTGATGGACGCCGACATCGCGGCCTACCGCGCCGACGTCGACGTCCGCACCCAGCGCCTCGACGCCGCCATCGCCGAACTGGAAACGAAGGCGCAGAACGCCGGCGAAGAGATGCGCGAGGAGTACAACGAGCAGATCGCCGAGCTCCGCGAGGAGCGCATGGAGATCGCCAACGACCTCGACGCCCTCCAGGCCGAAACGGCCGAGGAGCTGAACGAGGCCAAGATGGAAATCGACGACGAGATCAACGAGCTCGACCGCGACATCGACCAAGCGCAGCTCGCCTTCGCCGAGAACGCCGAGGAGCTCCGCATGGCGGCCGACCGCCAGCTCGAAGAGATCGACGCCGAGATGGACCGGCTCCAGAACGAGGCCGGTGCCGAGGCCGACGAGGCCATGGCCGAGCTCGCCCAGGAGCGCCAGGAACTCGTCGCCAATCTCGACGCCCTCGGCGACGCGACGGAAGAGCAGTTCCAGGAGATGAAGATGGGCATCGTGGAGGGCTTCAACAACCTCGGCGACGCCATCGGCAACATCCGCATCCCGACTGACGTCGACGTGGACGTGGAGACGACGCCGGCGGACAACATGTAGGCCGACCGCCTGCACGGAACCCGTTCGGGGCCGGGGGCTAAGCTCCCCGGCCCCGTTCTGTTTCCTCTATGCCTAGGTCCCCCCACGTGCTGCTCGTGCTGGCCCTGCTGCTTGCGGCGGGCTGTACGACCCCGCGCCCCGCCGCACAGCCGAGCGCGCCCGCCGCCCGACCGCACTTCGACCTCCCGGACCTGGAGCGCCGCGTGCTCCGCGAGGTCAACGTGGTCCGGGACCGGCACGGCCACGCGCGGCTTGACGCCGACACGGCCCTCGCCGCCCTCGGCCGCGCCCACAGCGACGCGATGCAGCGCCGCGGCTTCTTCGCCCACGCCGACCCCGAAGGCCGGCGCGCCGCCGACCGAGCCCGCCGCGCGAGCTACCCCTTCCGCGCCCTCGGTGAGAATCTCTACCGGGGACGCCTCTACGACACCGTCACCCGCTCTCGCATCGGCGACCGCACCACGACGTCCACGCTCTGGCACACGCCGGACGCGCTCGC
The sequence above is a segment of the Rhodothermales bacterium genome. Coding sequences within it:
- a CDS encoding GlsB/YeaQ/YmgE family stress response membrane protein encodes the protein MNLIVILIVGGLIGWIASKVMGTDAQQGILLNIVVGIVGALLAGFLLNPLVGGGNIMAGDFSISALLLSLVGAIALIWIVKLVRR
- a CDS encoding GlsB/YeaQ/YmgE family stress response membrane protein, giving the protein MNILLFLLTGLLAGFLAEKVTGSSMGLLANLIIGVVGAFIGGFLFGPLGLAARGLVGSLVTTTVGAIVLLLVVGFIQRKT
- a CDS encoding CAP domain-containing protein; the encoded protein is MPRSPHVLLVLALLLAAGCTTPRPAAQPSAPAARPHFDLPDLERRVLREVNVVRDRHGHARLDADTALAALGRAHSDAMQRRGFFAHADPEGRRAADRARRASYPFRALGENLYRGRLYDTVTRSRIGDRTTTSTLWHTPDALAALVVQMWMESPGHRDNMLSTSFDYGGVGIAVGAGDEVFVTLNLSAR
- the glgB gene encoding 1,4-alpha-glucan branching protein GlgB, with protein sequence MPKLDSASVQRWQDGQFTDSYTHLGAHLEDGGTRFTVWAPNADGVAVVGGFNGWNPKAHPLERHGPLWSGFVEGVGAGEGYKYKISHRGGAFDKTDPYAFRMESPAEGGSTSAGLASVVTDLSYDWGDADWMGSRKGPESLSEPVSIYEVHLGSWRHKKHGESLSYREIAEPLADHVERFGFTHVELLPVTEHPYYGSWGYQTLGYFAPTFRHGSPQDLMFLIDTLHQRGIGVLLDWVPAHFATDPQGLTFFDGTSLFEYDDPIMQRHPDWGTYVFDLGKPGVQNFLLSSARFWLEQYHLDGIRVDAVASMLYRDYSRTKWTPNIYGGRENLEAIAFLQRLNAEVYAHHPDVLMVAEESTAWPGVTRPAYSGGLGFLYKWNMGWMHDTLEFMGEDPINRKYHHHELTFPLHYAFSEHFTLPLSHDEVVHGKGSLWGKMPGDAWQKAANLRLLYGHMVGHPGKKLLFMGNEFGQRGEWNHDHGLDWHLADEGLHGGLAQWTADVFGLYRDHPALHDDSPAGFEWIDFGDGGNSVVSYLRKGKDGRALVFVVNATPVVRRNYRVGVPEDGVWNERLNSDGEGYGGSGVGNYGSVETTPVPYHGRPVSVVLTLPPLGVLVLERQEPETDAA